One window from the genome of Synechococcus sp. PROS-7-1 encodes:
- a CDS encoding glycosyltransferase produces MTSTSPMPSSHSLHGLRLVVTAIDLEQSEHRGIAVYSKGVLRALKRAGAEVWLLTQFDPPMNDLRSRRIPKTTADTVFYARVLEGLNTGHRHLAQMSLRQRVLRALPIVNQWVPPVLRARSKLSTLFPQRRYPSRSLKCLPIRELFDNPYLQTERLDYLLNVDGLICADDIFVNSFRLANQKPGEMLELDLQGFDGLITTCPLQIRPTNPTVFIQTVHDLIPLEYVQTSDHVPGFARRLRSCAPAGRLFVSSATQRKFNASILPTAMEGAAHHSRVLIQSPSLQFPGDALDWEAQMPSLKINAEGKERLQTLQPGGYLLFNSSVEPRKNLLFALRAYVESGIERHGIRFCITGMLKDDAYSASVSRLVSGHKSILLTGYVDEATKRHLYLNALALVSPSLVEGFGIPVLDAACLGLMALASPSASHQEIQALHDFDQHVLLCSTLQTSDWASAMRLVTLKQEQEQTDLDPQALRRHLNRLRSERILRYRRYQRLVDQSFDTTICELVQAESGAATLSHTTRARQLAPRAAN; encoded by the coding sequence ATGACCAGTACATCCCCCATGCCGTCATCCCATTCCCTGCATGGTCTTCGGCTGGTTGTGACAGCCATCGATCTCGAGCAGAGCGAGCACCGCGGCATTGCCGTGTACAGCAAAGGTGTGCTTCGCGCCCTGAAACGAGCCGGCGCTGAGGTATGGCTGCTCACCCAATTTGATCCACCGATGAACGATCTGCGCTCGCGGCGCATCCCCAAAACCACGGCAGACACCGTGTTCTATGCCAGGGTGCTCGAGGGCCTGAACACCGGTCATCGCCATCTGGCACAGATGAGCCTGCGGCAGCGCGTGCTGCGGGCCTTGCCGATCGTGAATCAATGGGTGCCGCCAGTGCTGAGGGCCCGGAGCAAACTCAGCACCCTCTTTCCCCAGCGCCGCTACCCCAGTCGGTCTCTCAAATGCCTGCCCATTCGCGAACTGTTCGACAACCCCTACCTGCAAACCGAACGGCTCGACTATCTCCTGAATGTGGATGGGCTGATCTGCGCCGATGACATTTTTGTGAACAGCTTCCGCCTGGCCAATCAGAAACCCGGCGAGATGCTGGAACTCGACCTGCAGGGATTCGATGGGCTGATCACCACCTGCCCGTTGCAGATCAGGCCCACGAATCCAACCGTATTCATCCAGACCGTGCATGACCTGATCCCACTCGAGTACGTGCAAACGAGTGACCACGTGCCTGGTTTTGCCCGACGCCTGCGCAGTTGCGCCCCGGCAGGTCGGCTGTTCGTTTCCAGCGCAACCCAACGCAAATTCAATGCCTCCATTCTGCCAACGGCCATGGAGGGAGCTGCACACCACAGCAGGGTTCTGATCCAATCACCCTCCCTGCAATTTCCAGGCGACGCACTCGACTGGGAAGCACAAATGCCGTCGTTGAAGATCAACGCCGAAGGCAAAGAGCGGCTGCAGACGCTGCAACCCGGTGGTTATCTCCTGTTCAATTCATCGGTGGAACCGCGCAAAAACCTGCTGTTTGCGCTCCGGGCCTACGTGGAATCGGGCATCGAACGGCATGGCATCCGCTTCTGTATCACTGGCATGCTCAAAGACGATGCCTACAGCGCCTCGGTGAGCCGCCTCGTGAGCGGTCACAAGAGCATCCTGCTCACCGGCTACGTGGATGAAGCCACCAAACGCCACCTGTACCTCAACGCCCTGGCCCTGGTGAGCCCTTCACTGGTGGAAGGTTTCGGCATCCCCGTGCTCGATGCCGCCTGCCTTGGCCTCATGGCCCTTGCCAGCCCATCAGCGTCGCACCAGGAAATCCAGGCCCTGCATGATTTCGATCAGCACGTGCTGCTCTGCTCCACCCTGCAAACCAGTGACTGGGCCAGTGCCATGCGCCTGGTGACCCTCAAGCAGGAACAGGAGCAGACCGATCTGGACCCCCAAGCCCTTCGCCGGCACCTCAACCGTCTGCGCAGCGAAAGAATCCTCCGCTACCGCCGTTACCAGCGCTTGGTTGACCAGAGCTTCGACACCACCATCTGCGAACTGGTTCAAGCCGAATCCGGGGCGGCCACCCTCTCGCACACCACCAGGGCACGTCAGCTGGCGCCAAGAGCAGCCAACTGA
- a CDS encoding tetratricopeptide repeat protein, with translation MLLKQQWLAKGCCTADHWHQAGRLLQRLGRQAQARRAYQRVLELEPQRPRTFSNLVLLELDALQADAANHWLQRGLALPDLNDADAELLHAAGCDLRLFQRRPSEALDLCNRQLQRQPSVTALANRALCLQQLGRKPEAIHSQEQALRLHLQLQAPELASQPFEQLVGTPCRDLEASIQLQRQLLNLGIYRLQADGFDQAAQTLLLAGLSNERAAFLDHRRQATLWKGELCQRLILWDDQGFGDALQSVGWVSAAAQRCQHLELQVRPALIPLLEQRLHREQNVTISPLNGAQPPWGAADSRQLALFYLPFVLKRWTPASPPRLGYLKRLRTDHSKRPRIGLLWNAGRHRTPRAERNARIRDVPFDQLWSDLGDLLNADNLDLVSLQLDQDNRDAVDQCTGGAMAWPLASPCWLQTARVMDNLDAVICVDTSIAHLAGAMGVPTLLMLGDPCDWRWGADGDATFLYSAMRLVRCPSPGAWKPMLEAARSHLIALLRQRGTA, from the coding sequence TTGCTGCTCAAGCAGCAATGGCTAGCCAAGGGATGTTGCACGGCCGATCACTGGCATCAGGCCGGACGCTTGCTGCAGCGTCTTGGCCGTCAAGCGCAAGCGCGACGGGCTTACCAACGGGTCCTGGAGCTCGAGCCCCAACGTCCACGCACCTTCAGCAACCTGGTGCTGCTGGAACTGGATGCGCTCCAGGCGGATGCGGCCAATCATTGGCTGCAACGGGGTCTGGCGTTACCAGACCTGAATGATGCCGATGCCGAACTGCTGCATGCAGCGGGATGCGACCTGCGCCTGTTTCAGCGCCGTCCATCAGAAGCTCTGGATCTCTGCAACCGGCAGCTACAACGACAGCCTTCGGTGACAGCCTTAGCCAACCGTGCCCTGTGCCTCCAGCAGCTCGGCCGCAAACCTGAGGCCATTCACAGCCAGGAGCAGGCCCTGCGGCTGCATCTGCAGCTTCAGGCACCCGAACTTGCCTCACAACCCTTCGAGCAGCTGGTGGGAACGCCCTGCCGGGATCTGGAGGCTTCGATTCAGCTGCAACGGCAATTGCTCAATCTGGGCATCTACCGCCTGCAGGCGGACGGCTTCGACCAAGCGGCACAGACGCTTCTGCTCGCAGGCCTCAGCAACGAGCGAGCCGCGTTTCTCGACCATCGGCGTCAAGCGACGTTGTGGAAGGGAGAGCTCTGCCAGCGGCTGATCCTCTGGGATGACCAGGGTTTCGGTGACGCCTTGCAAAGCGTGGGCTGGGTGTCTGCTGCGGCCCAGCGTTGCCAGCACCTGGAGCTGCAGGTGCGCCCTGCTCTGATCCCTTTGCTCGAGCAACGACTGCATCGCGAGCAGAACGTGACCATCAGCCCCTTGAACGGGGCACAACCTCCCTGGGGGGCCGCCGACAGCAGACAACTGGCACTGTTTTATCTGCCCTTTGTTCTCAAGCGATGGACGCCGGCCTCCCCCCCGCGGCTGGGCTATCTCAAGCGCTTGCGCACTGATCACAGCAAGCGGCCTCGCATCGGGCTGCTCTGGAACGCCGGGCGACACCGCACGCCAAGAGCAGAACGCAACGCACGGATCAGGGATGTTCCTTTCGATCAACTCTGGTCTGACTTGGGGGACCTACTCAACGCAGACAACCTCGATCTGGTGAGCCTGCAACTGGACCAGGACAACCGTGATGCCGTGGACCAATGCACAGGGGGGGCGATGGCCTGGCCCCTGGCATCACCCTGCTGGCTGCAAACGGCACGGGTGATGGACAACCTGGATGCGGTGATCTGCGTGGACACCTCCATCGCCCATCTGGCCGGTGCCATGGGAGTGCCAACCCTGCTGATGCTGGGCGATCCCTGTGACTGGCGCTGGGGAGCTGATGGGGACGCGACATTTCTCTACAGCGCGATGAGGCTAGTGCGCTGCCCATCACCAGGGGCCTGGAAACCCATGCTCGAGGCTGCCCGTTCCCACTTGATCGCCCTTCTCAGGCAGCGCGGAACGGCGTAA
- a CDS encoding GntR family transcriptional regulator, which produces MRFHIQQESDIPASTQLYNQICFAIAARHYPPGHRLPSTRQLAMQTGLHRNTISKVYRQLETDGVVEAMAGSGIYVRDQQKPREIRTPMSPRNRGVTDLDREVRKCVDGLLNAGCTLQQTRDLLTREIDWRLRCGARVLVSTPREDIGASMLIAEELEPCLDVPVEVVPMEELESVLESASNGTVVTSRYFLQPVEELAKQHGVRAVAVDLNDFRAELAMLKELRGGSVVGLVSISPGILRAAEVILHSMRGNELLLMTATPDVNSRLLALLRASSHVLCDRPSLPLVEQSLRQNRSQLMRMPQVHCAESYLSADTIELLRKEIGLQTA; this is translated from the coding sequence GTGCGATTCCACATTCAGCAGGAAAGCGACATCCCGGCGTCGACCCAGCTCTACAACCAGATCTGCTTCGCGATCGCGGCCCGGCACTACCCCCCTGGGCATCGCCTGCCCAGCACCCGGCAGCTGGCCATGCAGACCGGCCTGCACCGCAACACCATCAGCAAGGTGTACCGCCAGCTGGAAACCGATGGTGTGGTGGAAGCCATGGCCGGCTCGGGCATCTACGTGCGCGACCAGCAGAAGCCCCGGGAGATCCGCACACCGATGAGCCCGCGCAACCGGGGGGTGACCGACCTCGACCGGGAAGTGCGCAAATGCGTGGACGGATTGCTGAACGCCGGCTGCACTCTTCAACAAACCCGTGATCTGCTCACCCGGGAAATCGACTGGCGCCTGCGCTGCGGTGCCCGGGTGCTGGTCAGCACCCCCCGAGAAGACATCGGCGCCTCGATGCTGATCGCCGAGGAACTGGAACCCTGCCTGGACGTGCCGGTGGAAGTGGTGCCAATGGAGGAACTTGAAAGCGTGCTGGAGAGCGCCAGCAACGGCACGGTGGTGACCAGCCGCTATTTCCTGCAGCCGGTGGAGGAACTCGCCAAACAGCACGGAGTGCGGGCCGTGGCGGTGGACCTCAACGACTTCCGCGCTGAACTGGCCATGCTCAAGGAGCTGCGGGGCGGCAGCGTGGTGGGTCTGGTAAGCATCAGCCCCGGCATCCTGCGGGCGGCTGAGGTGATCCTGCACAGCATGCGCGGCAACGAGCTGCTGCTGATGACCGCCACCCCCGATGTGAACAGCCGCTTGCTCGCCCTACTGCGGGCCTCCAGCCATGTGCTCTGCGACCGTCCCAGCCTGCCGCTGGTGGAACAGAGCCTGCGTCAGAACCGCTCACAACTGATGCGCATGCCCCAGGTGCACTGCGCCGAGAGCTACCTGAGCGCCGACACCATCGAACTGCTGCGCAAGGAAATCGGCCTGCAAACCGCCTGA
- the cysE gene encoding serine O-acetyltransferase, with product MLKHIRADLAIIRERDPAARGPLEILLCYPGFQALSLHRLSHRLWRSRLPLKLAARLLSQLGRNLTGVEIHPGARIGHGVFIDHGMGVVIGETAEVGDRCLLYQGVTLGGTGKDHGKRHPTLANNVVIGAGAKVLGAIKVGANTRIGAGSVVVRDVEADCTVVGIPGRVIHQSGVRINPLAHSALPDAEANVIRNLMERIDQLEGQVRSLQDNLRTMAAASGRPLREVRTGKAQNLKDREILEFLGD from the coding sequence ATGTTGAAGCACATCCGCGCCGACCTGGCGATCATCCGCGAGCGGGATCCAGCGGCCCGTGGCCCGCTGGAAATTTTGCTGTGTTACCCGGGCTTTCAAGCCCTGAGCCTGCACCGGCTCAGCCATCGGCTCTGGCGCTCCAGGCTCCCCTTGAAGCTGGCAGCCCGCCTGCTCAGCCAACTCGGCCGCAATCTCACCGGTGTGGAGATCCATCCCGGCGCCAGGATCGGCCATGGCGTGTTCATCGACCACGGCATGGGCGTGGTGATCGGCGAAACCGCCGAAGTGGGTGACCGCTGCCTTCTGTACCAAGGGGTGACCCTGGGGGGCACGGGCAAAGACCACGGCAAACGCCATCCCACCCTGGCCAACAACGTGGTGATCGGCGCCGGTGCCAAGGTGCTAGGCGCGATCAAAGTGGGCGCCAACACCCGAATCGGCGCTGGATCGGTGGTGGTGCGCGACGTGGAAGCCGATTGCACGGTGGTGGGAATTCCCGGACGCGTAATCCACCAAAGCGGCGTGCGCATCAACCCTCTCGCCCACTCCGCGCTTCCGGATGCGGAAGCGAATGTGATCCGCAACCTGATGGAGCGGATCGATCAGCTCGAGGGGCAAGTGCGAAGCCTGCAGGACAATCTCCGCACCATGGCCGCCGCCAGCGGTCGCCCCCTGCGAGAAGTGCGCACCGGCAAAGCCCAGAATCTCAAGGACCGGGAGATCCTCGAGTTCCTGGGGGATTAA
- a CDS encoding glycosyltransferase has translation MQLINLLSWLPGHSGFGSYVQRVVPGLDGLRLQLGIDGQGALLTPGQWLPQPPAWAPGRRMRVLQRYSLVQHGLNLPALLQSHGIQLDQFEAIYSPFFDALLCWPDVPQLITCHDLTPLVASNSRKAWLRYRLWQPRHCQAATRLIAISRYVADQLVAFGVESDRIEVIPNGIRIQRPPLLAPSSQDLVALARHDVNKNLPALFRGIDQLQRQWPQWSGTLRIIGRGGRQTPLVQRLRQSLPRPEQVELIDALPQAELMALVRAAMALLSASTEEGFDYPVLEAKAEGLPTLISDIPVHREFHEGSSLFFPTDDDGTAMAGQVRALLGDGALWSHLSSAGLDLARSLSVDRQIAQIRDQLAALGAS, from the coding sequence ATGCAGTTGATCAACCTGCTCTCCTGGCTGCCCGGCCATTCCGGTTTCGGCAGCTACGTGCAGCGGGTGGTGCCCGGACTCGATGGTCTGCGCCTGCAGCTCGGGATTGATGGTCAAGGCGCCTTGCTGACGCCTGGGCAGTGGTTGCCTCAGCCTCCGGCCTGGGCGCCGGGGCGGCGTATGCGCGTTCTGCAGCGCTACAGCCTGGTGCAGCACGGCCTCAACCTGCCGGCTCTGCTGCAAAGCCATGGGATCCAGCTGGATCAGTTCGAGGCGATCTACTCGCCCTTTTTTGATGCCCTGCTCTGCTGGCCAGACGTTCCCCAGCTGATCACCTGCCACGACCTCACCCCCCTGGTGGCCTCCAACAGCCGCAAAGCTTGGTTGCGCTATCGCCTCTGGCAACCGCGCCATTGCCAGGCCGCCACGCGCTTGATCGCCATCAGTCGTTATGTGGCGGATCAACTGGTGGCATTCGGTGTGGAATCGGATCGCATCGAGGTGATTCCCAATGGCATCCGTATCCAGCGCCCGCCACTCCTCGCGCCGTCCAGCCAAGACCTGGTGGCTTTAGCCCGGCACGACGTGAACAAGAATCTGCCGGCTCTGTTCCGGGGCATCGACCAGTTGCAGCGCCAGTGGCCCCAGTGGAGTGGAACGCTGCGCATCATCGGCCGCGGCGGTCGCCAGACCCCTCTGGTGCAGCGCTTGCGTCAAAGCTTGCCCCGGCCAGAGCAGGTTGAGTTGATCGATGCCCTGCCCCAGGCTGAGCTGATGGCCCTGGTGCGCGCCGCGATGGCCCTGCTCTCCGCCAGCACAGAAGAAGGCTTCGATTACCCGGTGTTGGAGGCGAAGGCCGAAGGCCTTCCCACCCTGATCAGCGACATCCCTGTGCACCGGGAATTCCATGAGGGTTCATCGCTGTTTTTCCCCACAGACGACGACGGCACGGCCATGGCCGGCCAGGTGCGCGCGTTGCTGGGGGATGGAGCTCTGTGGAGCCATCTCTCCTCTGCCGGTCTGGACCTGGCCCGATCCCTCTCTGTGGACCGGCAGATCGCCCAGATCAGAGATCAGTTGGCTGCTCTTGGCGCCAGCTGA
- the secA gene encoding preprotein translocase subunit SecA gives MLKLLLGDPNARKLKRYQPIVSDINLLEEEVAPLSDDDLRRRTAEFRQRLDNAGSLDQQRPVLDELLPEAFAVVREAGKRVLGMRHFDVQLIGGMVLHEGQIAEMKTGEGKTLVATLPSFLNALTGRGVHVVTVNDYLARRDAEWMGQVHRFLGLSVGLIQQDMTPAERRRNYGCDITYATNSELGFDYLRDNMAADINEVVQREFQYCVIDEVDSILIDEARTPLIISGQVERPQEKYQKAAEVAAALTRAAEMGKDGIDPEGDYEVDEKQRSCTLTDEGFAKAEQMIGVADLYDPQDPWAHYITNALKAKDLFTRDVNYIVRDGEAVIVDEFTGRVMPGRRWSDGQHQAIEAKEALPIQPETQTLASITYQNFFLLYPRLAGMTGTAKTEETEFEKTYKLETTIVPTNRVRARQDWVDQVYKTEEAKWRAVAKETAEVHQQGRPVLVGTTSVEKSELLSALLAEEDIPHNLLNAKPENVEREAEIVAQAGRSGAVTIATNMAGRGTDIILGGNSDYMARLKLREVLLSRLVRPEEGHRPPVPLQRSGAEGGGGFAAKAAPASGPHGHAPSEARAIGSLYPCQLTEDTDQALADLAKDLVKAWGDRALTVIELEDHIATAAEKAPTDDPAIAALRAAIARVKGEYDDVVKQEEQRVREAGGLHVIGTERHESRRVDNQLRGRAGRQGDPGSTRFFLSLGDNLLRIFGGDRVAGLMNAFRVEEDMPIESGMLTRSLEGAQKKVETYYYDIRKQVFEYDEVMNNQRKAVYSERRRVLEGRELKKQVVGYGERTMNEIVEAYVNPDLPPEEWDVSQLVSKVQEFVYLLDDLQPDQLQGLSMEELKAFLQEQLRNAYDLKEGQIEDQRPGLMREAERFFILQQIDTLWREHLQSMDALRESVGLRGYGQKDPLIEYKNEGYDMFLDMMTNMRRNVIYSMFMFQPAPPAGQSASQRTTA, from the coding sequence ATGCTCAAGCTGCTGCTGGGTGATCCCAATGCCCGCAAGCTGAAGCGCTATCAGCCGATCGTGTCCGACATCAATCTCCTCGAGGAGGAGGTGGCGCCCCTCAGCGACGACGACCTGCGCCGGCGCACCGCTGAGTTCCGTCAGCGCCTCGACAACGCCGGCAGCCTCGACCAGCAGCGGCCTGTGCTTGATGAGCTGCTGCCGGAGGCGTTTGCCGTGGTGCGTGAGGCCGGCAAGCGCGTGCTGGGCATGCGCCATTTCGACGTGCAGCTGATCGGCGGCATGGTGCTGCATGAGGGCCAGATCGCGGAGATGAAAACCGGCGAGGGCAAAACCCTCGTGGCCACCCTGCCCAGCTTCCTCAATGCCCTCACCGGCCGCGGCGTGCACGTGGTCACCGTGAACGACTACTTGGCCCGCCGTGATGCCGAGTGGATGGGGCAGGTGCACCGTTTCCTGGGCCTCTCGGTGGGGTTGATCCAGCAGGACATGACCCCTGCTGAGCGCCGCCGCAACTACGGCTGCGACATCACCTACGCCACTAACTCCGAGCTCGGGTTCGACTACCTGCGCGACAACATGGCCGCCGACATCAACGAGGTGGTGCAGCGGGAGTTCCAGTACTGCGTGATCGATGAAGTCGACTCGATCCTGATCGATGAGGCGCGCACCCCCCTGATCATTTCCGGCCAGGTGGAGCGGCCCCAGGAGAAGTATCAGAAGGCGGCGGAAGTGGCCGCAGCCCTCACCAGGGCCGCCGAGATGGGCAAGGACGGGATCGATCCCGAGGGCGACTACGAAGTGGATGAGAAGCAGCGCAGCTGCACCCTCACCGATGAGGGCTTTGCCAAGGCGGAGCAGATGATCGGCGTGGCCGACCTCTACGACCCCCAGGATCCCTGGGCCCACTACATCACCAACGCCCTCAAGGCCAAGGATCTGTTCACCCGCGATGTGAATTACATCGTGCGCGACGGCGAAGCGGTGATCGTGGATGAATTCACCGGCCGGGTGATGCCGGGGCGTCGCTGGAGCGACGGCCAGCACCAGGCGATCGAAGCCAAGGAAGCCCTGCCGATCCAGCCGGAAACCCAGACCCTGGCCTCGATCACCTACCAGAACTTCTTCCTGCTCTACCCCCGCCTGGCTGGGATGACCGGCACGGCCAAAACCGAGGAAACCGAGTTCGAGAAGACCTACAAGCTCGAAACCACCATCGTGCCCACCAACCGGGTGCGGGCCCGCCAGGACTGGGTGGACCAGGTGTACAAAACCGAAGAGGCCAAGTGGCGGGCCGTGGCCAAGGAAACCGCGGAGGTGCACCAACAGGGCCGTCCGGTGCTGGTGGGCACCACCAGTGTGGAAAAGAGTGAGCTGCTCAGTGCCCTGCTGGCGGAAGAGGACATTCCCCACAACCTGCTCAATGCCAAACCCGAGAACGTGGAGCGGGAAGCCGAGATCGTGGCCCAGGCCGGACGCTCCGGGGCGGTGACCATCGCCACCAACATGGCCGGCCGTGGCACCGACATCATTCTTGGCGGCAACAGCGATTACATGGCCCGCCTCAAGCTGCGGGAGGTGCTGCTCTCCAGGCTTGTGCGTCCCGAAGAAGGCCACCGGCCGCCCGTGCCCCTGCAGCGCAGTGGCGCTGAGGGTGGCGGCGGTTTTGCTGCCAAGGCAGCTCCCGCCAGCGGCCCCCATGGCCATGCCCCCAGTGAGGCCCGGGCCATCGGCAGCCTCTATCCCTGTCAGCTCACGGAAGACACCGATCAGGCTCTGGCCGATCTGGCCAAGGATCTGGTCAAGGCCTGGGGCGACCGGGCGCTCACGGTGATCGAACTGGAAGACCACATCGCCACCGCGGCAGAGAAAGCCCCCACCGACGACCCCGCCATTGCCGCCCTGCGTGCGGCCATCGCCCGGGTGAAGGGGGAATACGACGACGTGGTGAAGCAGGAAGAGCAGCGGGTGCGTGAGGCCGGTGGTTTGCACGTGATCGGCACCGAGCGCCATGAATCCCGCCGGGTGGACAACCAGTTGCGCGGCCGGGCGGGCCGTCAGGGTGACCCGGGCTCCACCCGTTTCTTCCTCTCCCTCGGCGACAACCTGCTGCGCATCTTCGGGGGCGACCGGGTGGCTGGATTGATGAATGCCTTCCGGGTGGAGGAAGACATGCCGATCGAATCGGGCATGCTCACCCGCTCCCTTGAGGGGGCCCAGAAAAAGGTGGAGACGTACTACTACGACATCCGCAAGCAGGTGTTCGAGTACGACGAGGTGATGAACAACCAGCGCAAGGCGGTGTATTCCGAGCGACGCCGGGTGCTGGAGGGCCGTGAGCTCAAAAAGCAGGTGGTGGGTTATGGCGAGCGCACCATGAACGAGATCGTGGAGGCCTACGTGAATCCGGATCTGCCGCCGGAAGAATGGGACGTGAGCCAGCTGGTGAGCAAGGTGCAGGAGTTTGTGTATCTGCTCGACGACCTCCAGCCCGATCAGCTCCAGGGCCTGTCGATGGAGGAGCTCAAGGCCTTTCTCCAGGAGCAACTGCGCAATGCCTACGACCTCAAGGAGGGCCAGATCGAAGACCAGCGTCCGGGCCTGATGCGCGAAGCAGAGCGCTTCTTCATTCTTCAGCAGATCGACACCCTCTGGCGCGAACATTTGCAGTCGATGGATGCCCTGCGCGAGTCGGTGGGTCTACGCGGCTACGGCCAGAAGGACCCCCTGATCGAATACAAGAACGAGGGCTACGACATGTTCCTGGACATGATGACCAACATGCGCCGCAACGTGATCTATTCCATGTTCATGTTCCAGCCCGCACCGCCTGCAGGGCAGTCGGCGAGCCAGCGAACAACGGCCTGA
- a CDS encoding glycosyltransferase: MRLSILVVSRTAALINRLCDSLDAACSLAPLDVEILCSWNGSDAEEAQIRNSSRYDFHIARRVPYHFAGNMNGLAARAGGEVLMLANDDLILDRDCVDAALSVLKQQPEVSLVGAVLRDQQGRLTHAGINFDSRGSAYHLLDRLIPADRPEVTPTGPVAAVTGALQWIRRDDFQRVRLNEHYKVCGEDVELCLDVQQTLGQQVWLSGGSCAIHESESTRSTQEGQAGNSEDLTRLRARVRAFLNQATPAQLQLFLQQQQWESHQLREIVIHQLPELLARVHELEPLQAEVDRLRSIEDQIKDLEEELRGRDLVLMDLREERLRLKQRNEAVSR; this comes from the coding sequence ATGCGGCTGTCCATCCTGGTGGTTTCAAGGACAGCAGCGCTGATCAATCGCCTTTGCGACAGCCTGGATGCTGCCTGCAGCCTGGCACCTCTCGACGTTGAAATCCTCTGCTCCTGGAACGGCAGCGATGCTGAGGAAGCGCAGATCCGCAACAGCAGCCGTTACGACTTTCACATTGCCCGCAGAGTGCCTTATCACTTCGCCGGCAACATGAATGGGTTGGCGGCGCGCGCCGGCGGCGAGGTGTTGATGCTCGCCAATGATGATCTGATTCTCGATCGCGATTGTGTTGACGCTGCTCTGAGCGTTCTCAAGCAACAGCCAGAGGTAAGTCTGGTGGGAGCCGTGCTGCGCGATCAACAGGGGCGGCTGACGCACGCGGGCATCAATTTCGACTCCAGGGGTTCTGCCTATCACCTGCTCGATCGCTTGATTCCCGCCGATCGACCCGAGGTCACGCCCACAGGACCGGTGGCGGCCGTCACCGGCGCCCTGCAGTGGATCCGTCGCGATGACTTCCAAAGGGTGCGGCTGAATGAGCACTACAAGGTGTGCGGGGAGGACGTGGAGCTTTGTCTGGATGTGCAGCAGACCCTCGGCCAGCAGGTCTGGCTGAGTGGAGGGTCGTGTGCGATCCATGAATCCGAGAGCACCCGCAGCACCCAGGAAGGACAGGCCGGCAATAGTGAAGACCTCACCCGTTTGCGAGCGCGCGTGCGCGCGTTCCTGAACCAAGCCACCCCAGCGCAGCTGCAGCTGTTTCTGCAGCAGCAGCAATGGGAGTCACATCAACTGCGGGAGATCGTGATCCATCAACTTCCCGAACTTCTGGCCAGGGTGCATGAGCTGGAACCCCTCCAGGCCGAAGTAGACCGTCTTCGCAGCATCGAAGACCAGATCAAGGATCTTGAGGAGGAATTGCGTGGTCGAGACCTGGTGCTGATGGATCTCAGGGAAGAACGGCTGCGCCTTAAGCAACGCAACGAGGCTGTGTCGCGATGA
- the infC gene encoding translation initiation factor IF-3 encodes MPPRPRFDRRAPVRELPNINDRISYPQLRVVDADGTQLGVIDREKALEVAQERELDLVLVSEKADPPVCRIMDYGKYKFEQEKKAKEAKKKSHQTEVKEVKMRYKIDQHDYDVRIGQAQRFLKAGDKVKCTVIFRGREIQHTALAETLLRRMAKDLEEPAEIQQPPKREGRNMIMFLTPRKTPLVKKDDKEESATRAVRTITAPPRPTAARLASKPAGNG; translated from the coding sequence ATGCCACCACGTCCCCGTTTTGACCGCCGTGCTCCCGTCCGGGAGCTCCCCAACATCAACGACCGCATCAGCTACCCCCAGCTTCGGGTGGTGGATGCCGACGGCACCCAGTTAGGGGTCATCGACCGGGAGAAAGCGCTGGAGGTGGCGCAGGAACGGGAGCTCGATCTGGTGCTGGTCAGCGAAAAGGCCGATCCGCCGGTGTGCCGGATCATGGATTACGGCAAATACAAGTTCGAACAGGAGAAAAAGGCCAAGGAGGCCAAGAAGAAATCGCACCAGACCGAAGTCAAAGAGGTCAAGATGCGTTACAAGATCGATCAACACGATTACGACGTGCGGATCGGTCAGGCCCAGCGTTTCCTCAAAGCGGGCGACAAGGTGAAGTGCACCGTGATCTTCCGCGGCCGGGAGATTCAGCACACAGCGCTGGCGGAAACCCTGCTGCGCCGGATGGCCAAGGATCTTGAAGAGCCGGCTGAGATCCAGCAGCCCCCGAAACGGGAAGGCCGCAACATGATCATGTTCCTGACACCGCGGAAGACGCCGCTGGTGAAAAAGGACGACAAGGAGGAGAGCGCCACTCGGGCCGTGCGCACGATCACGGCGCCGCCCCGGCCCACCGCCGCCCGGCTTGCGAGCAAGCCCGCGGGCAACGGCTAA